One part of the Mariniblastus fucicola genome encodes these proteins:
- a CDS encoding PQQ-dependent sugar dehydrogenase translates to MSLFRHASVKPIPSNEPATLAAESLEDRQMLSSVQIIAAGVENTESMSLEISGQVVQTWNNIGGDAYAGQFQTFNYNTPDDVSIGNVRVNFLNDVYDPANGIDSNLRVDAVVIDGTRYETEAPNTFSTGTWLPGVGIEPGQTQSEYLHASGFFQYVGGGNVRTQINVNARGTTGQESFALQIDGQTVATFDDVNTVFSGYDYIADGEVTADQIRVVFLNDAYDPANGIDRNLIVDDIVVNVLGGSNPGAIQYEAEAAEVYSTGTWTAADGVVPGFGRGDTLHSNGYFQFASDSSPVNGGNFSLEASQYSVAEGDGNVEIRIVRTGGSDGVVSLNYLTGDATATAGQDYQSRSGVVTFQDGETSKSIFVPISDDSQGEQDEQFSFAIDNLVGSGTLLAPRTALITIDDNDSVQGTGDGLRAEYFNNANLTDRVFTRVDPNVNFDWGTGTPNSQIGIDTFSIRWTGEIESRYSETYTFNTRSDDGVRLYVDGQLIIDEWNDHAATNHTGTIFLEAGVRYDIRLEYYENALDAEMRLRWSSATQNFEAVPTSQLYAADAPPNPGENLTAETVVSGLAQPTSIAWSADGRNMYVAQKSGIVRVVRDGVLQSTPFADISAQVNNVRDRGLLDMAIHPDFENNPYVYLLFTYDPPEVYDNPSHALAGPDKPGNRAGRLLRVTADASTQYRTIVEGSQQVLLGSASTWNNFNAFANSTNDFNEPPAGIRANGTNIQDFIASDSESHTVGALAFGNDGNLFVSIGDGTSYNRVDPRTVRVQDIDNLSGKVLRIDPITGEGLSDNPFYNGNANANRSKVYHYGLRNPFRMTVDSATGQLYIGDVGWTQWEEVNTGPAGSNFGWPYFEGGSGNSLRTDRYDDLPEAQAFYNSGQSVVAPTFGLSHGADGINAIVLGSVYRGTTYPAEYQGSVLVNDLGQGIVRAVQLDSNGQATTVQTFTTGARIVVNMVEGPDGNMYYVDLDDGEIGRWVFN, encoded by the coding sequence ATGTCTCTCTTCCGCCACGCGTCCGTAAAGCCAATCCCTTCCAACGAGCCCGCCACGCTTGCGGCCGAAAGCCTGGAAGATCGCCAAATGTTATCGTCGGTCCAGATTATCGCAGCCGGCGTCGAGAACACGGAGAGCATGTCGTTGGAAATCTCTGGACAGGTCGTGCAAACGTGGAACAACATCGGCGGGGATGCTTACGCAGGACAGTTCCAAACGTTCAACTACAACACGCCCGATGACGTTTCGATTGGCAACGTTCGAGTTAACTTTCTGAACGACGTCTACGACCCAGCCAACGGAATCGACTCCAACCTGCGTGTCGACGCAGTGGTCATTGACGGAACTCGATACGAAACAGAAGCTCCAAACACTTTTTCGACCGGAACGTGGTTGCCCGGCGTGGGCATTGAACCTGGACAAACGCAAAGCGAGTACCTTCACGCGTCCGGATTTTTTCAGTACGTCGGGGGCGGAAACGTCCGCACTCAGATCAATGTGAATGCTCGTGGCACGACCGGGCAGGAATCTTTTGCCCTTCAAATCGATGGTCAAACCGTAGCCACGTTCGATGACGTCAACACCGTGTTCAGTGGCTATGACTACATCGCCGACGGCGAAGTCACTGCGGATCAGATTCGTGTGGTCTTCCTGAACGATGCCTACGATCCAGCCAACGGAATCGATCGCAATCTGATCGTCGACGACATCGTGGTCAACGTGCTAGGCGGGAGCAATCCCGGAGCGATTCAATACGAAGCCGAAGCCGCAGAGGTTTACTCAACGGGAACGTGGACTGCCGCCGATGGCGTCGTGCCTGGATTTGGCCGCGGCGACACGCTGCACTCCAACGGCTACTTCCAGTTCGCGTCTGATTCGAGCCCGGTCAACGGAGGAAACTTCTCGCTCGAAGCCAGCCAGTACTCGGTTGCAGAAGGCGACGGCAACGTGGAAATCCGCATCGTTAGAACCGGCGGATCCGACGGCGTGGTGAGCTTGAATTATTTGACGGGAGACGCGACAGCCACCGCGGGTCAGGATTACCAGTCGCGCAGCGGGGTGGTGACGTTCCAGGACGGCGAAACGTCCAAGTCCATCTTCGTCCCAATTTCGGATGATAGCCAAGGCGAACAGGACGAACAGTTCAGCTTCGCGATCGACAACCTTGTAGGCAGCGGCACTTTGCTGGCTCCGCGAACGGCTTTGATCACGATCGACGACAATGATTCCGTCCAGGGAACGGGCGATGGTTTGCGAGCCGAATACTTCAACAACGCGAACCTGACCGATCGGGTGTTCACACGAGTCGATCCAAATGTCAATTTCGATTGGGGCACCGGTACGCCGAACAGCCAAATCGGAATTGATACTTTCTCGATTCGCTGGACGGGCGAGATCGAGTCACGCTATAGCGAGACTTACACGTTTAACACACGCAGCGACGATGGGGTTCGGCTCTACGTTGACGGCCAGTTGATCATCGACGAGTGGAACGATCACGCAGCGACCAACCATACCGGCACGATTTTTCTGGAAGCCGGCGTTCGCTACGACATTCGACTTGAATATTATGAAAACGCGCTCGACGCCGAAATGCGACTTCGCTGGTCGAGCGCCACTCAGAATTTCGAAGCCGTCCCGACGAGCCAACTTTATGCGGCTGACGCGCCTCCTAATCCTGGCGAGAACCTGACGGCAGAAACCGTGGTCAGCGGACTGGCACAGCCGACTTCGATCGCCTGGTCGGCAGATGGCCGCAACATGTATGTGGCGCAAAAGAGCGGCATCGTTCGGGTCGTTCGAGATGGCGTACTACAGTCGACTCCGTTTGCCGACATCTCGGCTCAGGTTAACAACGTACGCGACCGCGGATTGCTGGACATGGCGATTCATCCGGACTTCGAGAACAATCCATACGTCTACCTGCTGTTCACGTACGATCCACCGGAGGTTTATGACAACCCAAGCCATGCGTTGGCCGGACCGGACAAACCTGGCAATCGGGCGGGCCGACTGCTTCGCGTCACAGCCGATGCCTCGACGCAGTATCGAACGATCGTCGAAGGCAGCCAACAAGTTCTGTTGGGAAGTGCCAGTACGTGGAACAACTTCAATGCTTTTGCCAACAGCACGAATGATTTCAACGAGCCACCGGCAGGCATCCGCGCCAACGGCACGAACATTCAGGACTTTATTGCATCCGATAGCGAATCGCACACGGTCGGAGCGTTGGCGTTCGGCAATGACGGAAACCTGTTTGTCTCGATCGGCGATGGTACGTCTTACAATCGAGTTGACCCAAGAACGGTTCGCGTTCAGGACATCGACAACCTGTCCGGAAAAGTGCTTCGCATCGATCCGATCACGGGCGAAGGACTTTCCGACAACCCGTTCTACAACGGAAATGCGAACGCAAATCGATCCAAAGTCTATCACTATGGTTTGCGAAATCCGTTTCGCATGACGGTCGATTCAGCAACCGGACAGCTGTACATCGGCGATGTTGGATGGACTCAGTGGGAAGAAGTTAACACCGGGCCTGCCGGTTCAAACTTTGGATGGCCATATTTTGAAGGCGGAAGCGGAAACAGCCTGCGTACGGATCGCTACGACGATTTGCCGGAGGCTCAAGCTTTCTATAACAGCGGCCAGTCCGTTGTCGCCCCGACGTTTGGGCTCAGCCATGGAGCCGACGGGATCAACGCGATCGTGCTCGGGTCGGTCTATCGCGGAACGACCTATCCGGCTGAATATCAAGGCAGCGTTCTCGTCAACGACTTGGGGCAGGGCATTGTTCGCGCAGTGCAGCTCGATTCGAACGGCCAGGCGACGACGGTACAGACGTTCACCACCGGCGCACGGATCGTGGTCAACATGGTCGAAGGACCGGACGGGAACATGTACTACGTCGATCTCGACGACGGTGAGATCGGTCGCTGGGTGTTCAACTAG
- a CDS encoding PQQ-binding-like beta-propeller repeat protein, producing the protein MPELIFNMCSLKKLSRPVAFAASLLVTLLLAVAAKGQATDRDWFQFLGPDRNSISNETDILKDWSDGKLELNWTLPIGEGYAIGSISNGKYFHFDVTEDESGNVARVRRVDLDSANIDWTFTAPSSYVDIYGYDSGPRTSPLIHDGRVYVYGVEGMLWCLNEETGELMWEVDTIKRFGVIQNFFGVSSSPVVYKDLLLVMVGGSPEESKNVPRGQLNLVKPNGSAVVAFDRRTGEEIYRVGDDLASYTSLRLVEMHGRKVALAWMREKLIAFQPQDGKLLFEFKWRARKLESVNASTPVVSGNRIFIGESYQKGGVLLEVDSDWNTKVVWSDDGKRNKSLAPHWNTPVLHDGFLYGCNGEKTSGAQLTCVEFLTGKVRWSVPRLGRTSVTFCDGHLIVMAERGELFLARATPEKFEIVTRYGGEVKLRYPCWSAPVVTNGNLIVRGKNKVACFQLKD; encoded by the coding sequence ATGCCAGAACTAATCTTTAACATGTGCAGTCTCAAAAAACTTTCGCGACCCGTCGCATTTGCTGCGTCGCTGTTGGTCACTCTATTGTTGGCCGTTGCCGCCAAGGGGCAAGCCACCGACAGGGATTGGTTTCAATTTCTCGGACCCGACAGAAACAGTATCTCAAATGAGACCGACATTCTGAAGGACTGGTCGGATGGCAAGTTGGAGTTGAATTGGACGTTGCCGATTGGTGAAGGATACGCGATCGGATCGATTTCAAACGGAAAGTACTTTCATTTCGATGTTACCGAAGATGAGAGCGGCAATGTGGCTCGCGTCCGTCGCGTCGATTTGGATTCAGCCAACATTGATTGGACGTTCACCGCACCTTCATCTTACGTCGATATTTACGGATACGATTCGGGGCCTCGCACAAGTCCGCTGATTCACGACGGTCGAGTTTACGTCTACGGCGTCGAAGGAATGCTGTGGTGCCTGAACGAGGAAACAGGCGAACTGATGTGGGAGGTCGATACGATCAAAAGGTTCGGGGTCATTCAAAACTTTTTTGGTGTTTCCAGCAGTCCCGTCGTCTACAAGGATTTGCTGCTGGTGATGGTTGGCGGCAGCCCGGAGGAATCAAAAAACGTGCCGCGTGGACAATTGAATCTTGTGAAGCCCAATGGTTCTGCAGTGGTGGCGTTTGATCGAAGGACGGGCGAAGAGATCTACCGCGTCGGAGACGATTTGGCCAGCTATACGTCGTTGCGATTGGTCGAAATGCACGGCCGCAAAGTTGCGTTGGCGTGGATGCGAGAGAAGCTGATCGCGTTTCAGCCGCAAGACGGCAAGCTTCTGTTTGAGTTCAAGTGGCGGGCCCGGAAACTGGAGAGCGTCAACGCGAGCACGCCGGTCGTGTCCGGCAACAGAATTTTCATTGGTGAGTCATACCAAAAAGGCGGCGTGCTGCTGGAAGTGGACAGCGATTGGAATACGAAGGTTGTCTGGAGCGATGATGGCAAGCGGAACAAGTCATTGGCGCCGCACTGGAACACGCCTGTCTTGCATGACGGTTTTCTCTACGGTTGCAACGGTGAAAAGACTTCTGGCGCACAGCTGACCTGCGTCGAGTTCCTGACCGGAAAAGTACGCTGGTCCGTCCCGAGGCTGGGAAGGACATCAGTGACTTTCTGTGACGGGCATCTGATCGTGATGGCCGAACGTGGCGAACTGTTCCTGGCTCGGGCGACGCCCGAAAAGTTTGAAATCGTGACTCGCTATGGGGGCGAGGTCAAGCTTCGTTATCCTTGCTGGTCAGCTCCAGTCGTTACCAACGGAAACCTGATTGTCCGCGGCAAGAACAAGGTTGCGTGTTTTCAACTGAAAGACTGA
- the arfB gene encoding alternative ribosome rescue aminoacyl-tRNA hydrolase ArfB: MLKISSGIEIPLTEFKFSYARSPGPGGQNVNKVNTKVTLKWDVNKTTRLPDAVKARLKKKFARRISKTGELIVTSHRFRDQGRNVADCLAKLREMIEAVRKAPTVRKKTKPSKASKRRRLDAKKQKSSLKKGRRPPRMDD, translated from the coding sequence ATGTTAAAGATTAGTTCTGGCATCGAAATCCCTTTGACTGAATTCAAGTTCAGCTATGCGCGATCGCCAGGGCCGGGCGGTCAAAACGTCAACAAGGTCAACACAAAAGTGACTCTCAAGTGGGACGTCAACAAGACGACCCGACTTCCGGATGCGGTGAAAGCCCGCCTGAAGAAAAAGTTCGCGCGTCGTATTTCAAAAACTGGCGAGCTTATTGTAACGAGTCATCGATTTCGTGATCAGGGACGGAACGTTGCGGACTGTCTCGCAAAGCTTCGCGAGATGATCGAGGCCGTACGCAAAGCACCAACGGTTCGAAAAAAGACTAAACCATCGAAGGCTTCGAAACGACGTCGACTGGATGCAAAAAAACAGAAGTCGTCCTTGAAAAAGGGCCGACGCCCGCCACGCATGGACGATTGA
- a CDS encoding UvrB/UvrC motif-containing protein, with protein MEKKQKQNIDELLKQWPFDPFAINVRMLESRQRQVLQMRVDMGVLQLETEGRPDGMTPHGASTYYDFLKAKSIEADGFSLDEQNCLEIDREFVQFYHRRVCWLQLKKFRNAVADADHTLGLMDFCKRHSPDDEWTHNHEQYRPFVIYHRTQAAALAWLEGDEEIDTERAIQEVNDGLERMRDLFIEYEAEEQYDEDDLVVRLIEFREGVRERYEIGLTIREQLDKAIEDEDYEKAAELRDQLESRE; from the coding sequence ATGGAAAAAAAACAAAAACAGAATATCGATGAACTACTTAAGCAGTGGCCGTTCGATCCGTTTGCCATCAACGTTCGTATGCTGGAGTCGCGCCAACGACAAGTGCTGCAAATGCGAGTCGACATGGGGGTGCTGCAACTGGAAACCGAAGGACGCCCCGACGGGATGACTCCTCACGGCGCGTCGACGTATTACGATTTTTTGAAAGCCAAATCGATCGAGGCCGATGGATTTTCGCTCGATGAGCAGAACTGCCTGGAGATCGATCGCGAGTTCGTTCAGTTTTACCATCGTCGCGTTTGCTGGTTGCAGCTCAAAAAGTTTCGCAATGCCGTTGCCGACGCGGATCACACGCTGGGCTTGATGGACTTTTGCAAGCGACATTCGCCTGATGACGAGTGGACGCATAACCACGAGCAGTATCGGCCGTTCGTAATTTATCACCGGACTCAGGCGGCGGCATTGGCGTGGCTTGAAGGCGACGAAGAGATTGACACCGAGCGTGCGATTCAGGAAGTCAACGACGGGCTGGAGCGAATGCGGGATCTGTTTATCGAATACGAAGCCGAAGAACAGTACGACGAAGACGACCTGGTCGTGCGACTGATCGAGTTCCGCGAAGGCGTTCGGGAGCGTTACGAAATCGGACTGACAATTCGTGAGCAACTGGACAAAGCGATCGAAGACGAGGACTACGAAAAGGCCGCAGAGCTTCGAGATCAGCTGGAGTCGCGCGAGTAA
- a CDS encoding right-handed parallel beta-helix repeat-containing protein — MPFQPPRSVVACAIFLATLITSHALQAQTLLDVNFDQRSSGTSTESDVTQEFGTLSFSNGVDEGRVQIVSGEQAYGGSGACLRVNYPAGGSGPGAGGAQWLVELDEQHDEVWLVYRVKFGSNFDFVRGGKLPGLAGGQAPSGSVPADGWNGWTGRLMWRTDFESVQGQPQQTSTKAISYAKHVNSGYDQNGKQEDTEYFVERDGTEPVLQAGVWYTIRQHVRMNTPRQRDGLLRIWIDGRLVIDRDDVKFRNTADLGIDRFFFSTFFGGDYDWRASKDEYALFDDFKISVPEERRVPEQYASVGDAVSAANPGDTVLPGSADWYDNLYLDKPLTIRGRGDSKLMGARGDRPVIQVDSEFVKIENLEIARGSVGVEAYGTASELQIQNCAFTTNFGDAIRATGCRNVSIENCTLTSNYGRGVLLDGVEGFYISNCSAIDSGGAGFELFSNGGFVSNCDAIGNRAGAGFFYIGESSGFQNNYASDNQGMGYLLVNSRFNGFMNNAADRNTTFGLLAYAVDDSYFAENLVERSGNVGAIFDNAKRNLFQFNNSSNNSGIGAYFSPSTQSNYMRGNGYQGNAYSLGLIDEGSNFVDP; from the coding sequence ATGCCATTTCAGCCTCCCCGATCGGTTGTCGCCTGCGCAATTTTTCTGGCAACGCTCATCACCAGCCATGCACTGCAGGCCCAAACGTTATTGGATGTGAACTTCGACCAGCGATCCAGCGGGACTTCGACAGAGTCCGATGTCACTCAGGAATTCGGCACGCTTTCATTTTCAAATGGCGTTGACGAGGGACGCGTCCAGATCGTGAGCGGCGAACAGGCCTACGGCGGCAGCGGCGCTTGTTTGCGAGTCAACTATCCGGCTGGAGGAAGCGGACCCGGAGCGGGTGGCGCTCAGTGGTTGGTTGAGCTGGACGAACAGCACGACGAAGTCTGGTTGGTCTATCGAGTCAAGTTTGGATCAAACTTCGACTTCGTCCGCGGTGGAAAACTTCCCGGACTCGCCGGTGGTCAGGCGCCGAGCGGAAGTGTGCCTGCCGACGGGTGGAACGGTTGGACTGGACGATTGATGTGGCGGACGGACTTCGAATCGGTCCAAGGCCAGCCACAGCAAACTTCGACCAAAGCCATTTCCTACGCGAAGCATGTGAACTCTGGCTATGATCAAAACGGCAAGCAGGAAGACACCGAGTATTTTGTTGAACGTGATGGAACGGAGCCCGTGCTTCAGGCAGGCGTCTGGTATACGATTCGGCAACACGTTCGAATGAATACGCCACGGCAGCGAGACGGTTTGCTGCGGATATGGATCGACGGGAGACTGGTAATCGATCGGGACGACGTCAAGTTTCGAAACACTGCGGATCTGGGGATCGACCGATTCTTTTTCAGTACGTTTTTCGGCGGCGACTATGACTGGAGAGCGAGCAAAGACGAATACGCGCTCTTCGATGACTTTAAAATTTCTGTCCCGGAAGAACGGCGCGTCCCGGAACAGTACGCGTCAGTCGGGGATGCGGTATCTGCTGCGAATCCTGGCGACACCGTTTTGCCTGGTTCCGCCGACTGGTATGACAACTTGTACCTCGACAAACCGCTGACGATCCGAGGTCGGGGTGATTCAAAATTGATGGGAGCAAGGGGCGATCGGCCTGTGATTCAGGTGGATTCAGAGTTCGTGAAAATCGAGAACCTGGAGATCGCCCGCGGATCTGTCGGCGTGGAAGCTTACGGTACCGCCAGTGAACTGCAGATTCAAAACTGCGCTTTTACGACCAACTTTGGGGACGCGATACGGGCAACCGGTTGTCGCAATGTTTCGATCGAAAACTGCACGCTGACCTCAAACTACGGACGCGGCGTTCTGCTCGACGGCGTCGAAGGCTTCTACATTTCCAATTGCTCGGCGATCGACAGCGGCGGCGCGGGGTTTGAACTGTTTTCCAACGGAGGCTTTGTCAGCAATTGCGACGCCATCGGAAACCGTGCCGGTGCAGGGTTCTTTTACATCGGAGAAAGCTCCGGGTTTCAGAATAACTACGCGAGCGACAATCAGGGCATGGGGTACCTGCTGGTGAACAGCCGGTTCAACGGATTCATGAACAATGCTGCCGATCGAAACACGACGTTTGGACTGCTGGCCTACGCCGTAGATGATTCGTATTTCGCGGAGAACCTTGTCGAGCGAAGTGGTAACGTGGGCGCGATTTTCGACAACGCGAAACGGAACCTGTTCCAGTTCAACAACAGCTCGAATAACAGCGGCATCGGTGCATACTTCTCGCCCAGTACCCAGTCGAACTACATGAGAGGCAATGGCTATCAAGGCAACGCGTACTCTCTGGGCCTGATCGACGAGGGTTCGAACTTCGTCGATCCATAG
- a CDS encoding TfoX/Sxy family DNA transformation protein, giving the protein MSDDRAISEMRNLGPAIERDLAAVGIIVAQQVIDLGAEETFLRMLLGRKKEGRSGNACNAAYLYALYGAIHDVDWLEVPEVVKDGFKKFTADLRESGQFK; this is encoded by the coding sequence ATGTCCGACGATCGAGCCATCTCTGAAATGCGGAATCTTGGCCCTGCCATCGAAAGAGATCTGGCGGCCGTCGGAATCATTGTGGCTCAGCAAGTGATCGATCTTGGAGCCGAGGAAACGTTTCTGCGTATGTTGCTGGGACGAAAGAAAGAAGGCCGCAGCGGGAACGCCTGCAACGCTGCCTATTTATACGCGCTCTACGGCGCGATCCACGATGTCGATTGGCTCGAAGTGCCAGAAGTCGTCAAAGACGGATTCAAAAAGTTTACTGCAGATCTGCGCGAGTCCGGCCAGTTCAAATAA
- a CDS encoding MBL fold metallo-hydrolase yields MKVQFWGAAQTVTGSMHLVHVAGKRVLLDCGMYQGRRKIAFERNKTLPFDPKTIDAVILSHAHIDHSGNLPSLVRGGFRGPIYSTSATRDLAAFMLLDSAKIQVNDVKYVNRRRKRKKQTLFEPLYDQRHATQTLKQFRTVEYMQRFSPVEGVDCEFHFAGHMLGAATVELDLRDNPEDKPTKLVFSGDIGRAKVPILRDPETVANVDYIIMESTYGNRNHKKGADATKVLKKAVQETWDAGGKLIIPAFSVGRTQEIVYRLNLLAENGELPKIKVFVDSPLAVNATDVFRSHVECFDDDMVNAILEEDDQDPLMFRDLIYVRKTELSKALNRLKEPAVIISASGMCEGGRILHHLKNNIEKENTTVLFAGYQAPHTLGRIILDQSLDKVRIYGEEYELNCKVAKLEGSSGHADQEELLDWAKDTCDKGNVKKIALVHCELEPAEEFKSKLAKRKIQPVIIPALGDEMILE; encoded by the coding sequence ATGAAAGTTCAATTTTGGGGTGCGGCTCAAACCGTTACCGGTTCCATGCATCTGGTTCACGTCGCCGGCAAACGCGTTTTGCTGGACTGTGGCATGTACCAGGGGCGGCGAAAAATCGCGTTCGAACGTAACAAGACGTTGCCTTTCGATCCAAAGACTATCGACGCCGTGATACTTTCGCACGCGCACATCGACCACAGCGGAAATCTTCCATCGCTGGTTCGCGGTGGTTTCCGTGGGCCGATCTATTCGACTTCGGCGACACGTGATTTGGCTGCCTTCATGTTGCTCGACAGCGCCAAGATTCAAGTCAATGACGTCAAATACGTCAACCGCAGGCGTAAAAGGAAAAAGCAGACTCTCTTTGAGCCGCTCTACGATCAGCGACACGCTACACAGACGCTGAAGCAGTTTCGCACCGTCGAATACATGCAGCGATTCTCGCCTGTCGAAGGGGTGGACTGTGAATTTCACTTTGCCGGACATATGCTGGGTGCCGCAACTGTCGAACTGGACCTGCGAGACAATCCAGAAGACAAGCCAACGAAACTGGTCTTTAGTGGTGACATTGGTCGAGCCAAAGTTCCGATCCTTCGCGATCCGGAAACCGTGGCCAACGTGGACTACATCATCATGGAATCGACTTATGGAAATCGAAACCATAAAAAAGGCGCCGACGCGACCAAAGTGCTCAAGAAAGCGGTACAGGAAACCTGGGACGCCGGCGGCAAGCTGATCATTCCGGCATTCTCGGTCGGCCGGACGCAGGAGATCGTCTATCGCCTGAACCTGTTGGCGGAAAATGGCGAACTGCCAAAGATCAAAGTCTTCGTCGACAGCCCGTTAGCAGTCAACGCGACAGACGTTTTTCGCTCACATGTTGAATGCTTTGACGATGACATGGTTAACGCCATCCTCGAAGAAGACGATCAGGATCCGCTGATGTTTCGCGATCTGATCTACGTTCGCAAGACTGAGCTTTCCAAAGCGCTTAACAGGTTGAAGGAGCCTGCTGTGATCATCAGCGCTTCCGGGATGTGTGAAGGTGGTCGAATTTTGCACCACCTAAAAAACAATATTGAAAAAGAAAACACGACCGTTCTGTTTGCTGGCTATCAGGCTCCGCATACCCTCGGCCGAATCATTCTCGATCAGTCGCTCGACAAAGTCCGGATCTACGGCGAAGAGTATGAACTTAATTGCAAGGTCGCGAAGCTCGAAGGCAGCAGTGGTCACGCCGACCAGGAAGAGCTACTGGATTGGGCCAAAGATACTTGCGACAAAGGCAACGTTAAAAAGATCGCGTTGGTGCATTGCGAACTTGAACCCGCTGAGGAGTTCAAGTCAAAACTTGCAAAACGCAAGATACAGCCGGTCATCATTCCAGCCTTGGGCGATGAGATGATTCTGGAGTAG
- the efp gene encoding elongation factor P, producing MAYKSSDFRKGLKVQINGEPYVMTSMEFKKPGKGNAMYICKLKNLLRGTTLDRTFKGNDTLEEAEIMETNVKFLYKSGDTYVFMDDQTYEQYEMSAEQIGDDWKYLKDEMVCQMTFFDGNPILMTPPNFVELAVEYCEPGAKGDTSTNVRKPIKAETGGEFQTPIFINMGDVIRIDTRTGEYVERVKS from the coding sequence GTGGCCTACAAATCAAGCGATTTCAGAAAAGGACTCAAAGTTCAAATCAATGGCGAGCCCTACGTCATGACCAGCATGGAGTTCAAAAAGCCCGGCAAGGGCAACGCCATGTACATCTGCAAACTGAAGAACCTGCTTCGTGGCACGACGCTCGACCGTACCTTCAAGGGCAACGATACGCTCGAAGAAGCAGAGATCATGGAGACCAACGTCAAGTTTCTCTACAAGTCCGGCGACACTTACGTTTTCATGGACGACCAAACTTACGAGCAGTACGAAATGTCGGCCGAACAAATTGGTGACGACTGGAAGTATCTGAAAGACGAAATGGTTTGCCAAATGACTTTCTTTGATGGCAATCCGATTCTGATGACTCCGCCGAACTTCGTCGAACTGGCCGTTGAGTATTGCGAGCCGGGAGCCAAGGGTGATACTTCGACGAACGTTCGCAAGCCTATCAAAGCTGAAACCGGCGGCGAATTTCAAACTCCGATTTTCATCAACATGGGCGACGTGATTCGTATCGACACTCGTACCGGCGAATATGTCGAACGCGTAAAGTCCTAG
- the epmB gene encoding EF-P beta-lysylation protein EpmB → MEILANPDNSVTGTWSWQQHMKRAIRSVNTLLSMIELESKVQDLTDEASDFPLFVPLPYLERIEKGNSDDPLLRQVLPVADERESPEHFSIDPLGEQSATLRDGLIQKYQKRVLVIASRTCAINCRYCFRRHFPYETAALGDQRWSETIDSIAADDTINEVILSGGDPLTVTDEKLADVFNRLEAVEHLQRIRLHTRLPIVIPQRVTDGLLKMIGKFRRSRTGRQVVMVVHSNHANEIDDAVCRSLSRLSDSATQLLNQSVLLAGVNDDTDTLVRLSERLLSANTLPYYLHQLDPVEGTAHFEVPVSTGLKLIEEIRARLPGYAVPRYVQELAGEPGKTVLA, encoded by the coding sequence GTGGAAATTTTAGCGAATCCTGACAATTCTGTAACGGGCACCTGGAGCTGGCAGCAGCACATGAAACGGGCAATTCGCTCGGTCAACACGCTGTTGTCGATGATTGAGCTGGAATCAAAAGTCCAGGATTTGACCGATGAAGCCAGTGACTTTCCTCTATTCGTGCCTTTGCCGTACCTCGAACGAATCGAAAAAGGCAATTCTGACGATCCGCTGTTACGGCAAGTTCTACCGGTCGCAGACGAGAGAGAATCCCCAGAACATTTTTCGATCGACCCTCTCGGCGAGCAGTCCGCGACGCTTCGCGATGGCCTGATACAGAAATATCAAAAGCGCGTTCTGGTGATCGCCAGCCGAACCTGCGCGATCAATTGCCGATACTGTTTCCGGCGTCACTTCCCCTACGAAACCGCTGCGCTGGGCGACCAACGTTGGTCCGAGACGATTGATTCGATTGCTGCGGACGACACGATCAACGAAGTGATTCTTAGCGGCGGCGATCCGCTGACGGTTACCGACGAGAAACTCGCAGACGTTTTTAACCGACTTGAAGCCGTAGAACATCTGCAAAGAATCCGTTTACATACGCGATTGCCGATCGTGATCCCTCAGCGCGTGACCGATGGGTTGCTGAAGATGATCGGAAAGTTTCGCCGATCGCGAACGGGTCGTCAGGTCGTGATGGTCGTGCACTCCAATCACGCCAATGAGATCGATGACGCCGTTTGCAGATCGCTAAGTCGGCTATCGGATTCAGCGACCCAACTACTAAACCAGTCAGTGCTGCTTGCTGGTGTGAACGATGACACAGACACGCTGGTCCGGCTAAGCGAACGTTTGCTTTCGGCGAACACGTTACCGTACTATTTGCACCAACTTGACCCCGTCGAAGGGACGGCTCATTTCGAAGTCCCCGTGTCGACTGGCTTGAAACTGATCGAAGAAATCCGGGCACGGCTTCCGGGCTACGCCGTTCCACGATACGTTCAGGAACTCGCCGGAGAACCGGGCAAGACGGTTCTGGCCTGA